A portion of the Chromobacterium sp. IIBBL 290-4 genome contains these proteins:
- a CDS encoding SDR family NAD(P)-dependent oxidoreductase: MRKSVLVTGGGRGIGASIVQRLAASGYDVVLTYRASADEASALCSALNEKQGRLAAVGQCCDLSDQQDTARLCAVLDEQDRVFYGLVHCAGASCDSLSALADLEQARRVMQLNFWSFVQLYQTLIRPMSAARAGRIICIGSVAAEYGMKGNALYAASKAALAGFVRSAMTEIAGRGIAINCIEPGFIDTELVTRYHDKRLQICQDIPAGRYGQPDEVAALVDFLLSNSASYLTGQCLALDGGLTRSIVS, encoded by the coding sequence ATGCGAAAGTCTGTACTGGTGACCGGGGGAGGACGCGGAATTGGAGCGAGCATAGTCCAGCGTCTTGCCGCGAGTGGCTATGATGTGGTGTTGACGTATCGGGCTTCGGCCGACGAGGCGTCGGCGCTATGCTCCGCGCTCAATGAAAAGCAGGGCCGCCTTGCAGCGGTCGGTCAATGCTGCGACCTTTCCGACCAACAGGACACTGCTCGTCTTTGCGCTGTGCTCGATGAGCAAGACCGTGTGTTCTACGGTTTGGTCCACTGCGCCGGTGCTAGTTGCGACAGCCTGTCTGCCTTGGCGGATCTCGAACAGGCGAGGCGCGTGATGCAGCTGAATTTCTGGTCTTTCGTCCAGCTCTATCAGACCCTGATCCGCCCCATGTCCGCTGCGCGGGCGGGTCGCATCATCTGCATCGGCTCGGTTGCGGCCGAGTATGGCATGAAGGGCAATGCGCTCTATGCGGCGAGCAAGGCCGCGCTGGCCGGCTTTGTCCGTTCTGCCATGACCGAGATAGCCGGCCGCGGTATAGCCATCAACTGCATTGAGCCGGGGTTCATCGACACCGAGTTGGTTACGCGTTACCACGACAAGCGTCTGCAGATCTGTCAAGACATTCCCGCAGGGCGCTATGGCCAGCCTGATGAAGTCGCCGCTTTGGTCGACTTTCTGTTATCCAATTCGGCATCTTATCTCACCGGGCAGTGTCTCGCGCTGGACGGCGGACTGACCCGAAGCATTGTTTCCTGA
- a CDS encoding zinc-binding dehydrogenase, whose amino-acid sequence MQALQLVARERLTLVEQTLPPVVPAHCARLKMAYVTLNHLDLFGYRGMAFAKRTLPLTVGAEGVGRVVSVGTDSDLDLIGRAMAIYPSFFCGRCPACVKGRENLCSQSGGVMGFHRHGVAADFVDVPVSMLVPVPDGVELAHAACVPVTFATVYHMLVDNARLERGESILVQAGGSGIGSTAIRLARHLGASVFATVGSNDKAEKTRALGADHVINYRQQRFLREVRELTGKRGVDVVFEHVGADTWEESLLSLALGGRLVICGSTTGVEAKTNLMALFNQHIHVFGSFGAPLSGLEASMRLMRDGIEPVIDSILPLEDFERGLARLRRREVFGKIVIEMRPE is encoded by the coding sequence ATGCAAGCTTTGCAACTTGTAGCCCGAGAGCGTCTCACCCTGGTCGAGCAAACCCTCCCCCCGGTTGTGCCGGCACATTGCGCGCGCCTCAAGATGGCTTATGTCACCTTGAATCATCTGGATCTGTTCGGCTATCGCGGTATGGCATTCGCCAAGAGGACTTTGCCTCTTACCGTGGGCGCGGAGGGCGTGGGGCGGGTGGTATCTGTGGGAACGGATAGTGACCTGGATTTGATCGGCCGTGCGATGGCGATCTACCCGAGTTTTTTTTGCGGACGCTGCCCGGCATGCGTCAAAGGTAGGGAAAATCTTTGCAGCCAGTCCGGTGGCGTGATGGGGTTTCATCGCCACGGCGTGGCGGCGGATTTTGTCGACGTGCCCGTCTCGATGCTGGTTCCAGTTCCGGATGGTGTGGAACTGGCACATGCGGCATGCGTGCCGGTGACCTTCGCCACTGTGTATCACATGCTGGTGGATAACGCGCGCCTGGAACGGGGCGAGAGCATTCTGGTGCAGGCGGGGGGAAGTGGCATCGGTTCGACTGCGATCCGGCTGGCGCGGCATTTGGGCGCCTCGGTTTTCGCTACAGTGGGTAGCAATGACAAGGCGGAGAAAACCAGGGCGCTGGGCGCCGATCATGTCATCAACTACCGGCAACAGCGGTTCTTGCGTGAGGTTCGCGAGCTAACCGGCAAACGGGGGGTCGACGTGGTGTTCGAGCATGTCGGCGCCGATACCTGGGAAGAAAGCCTTCTATCATTGGCATTGGGGGGGCGCCTAGTCATTTGCGGGTCGACCACCGGGGTCGAAGCCAAGACCAATTTGATGGCGTTATTTAATCAGCATATCCATGTCTTCGGCTCGTTCGGCGCGCCGCTGTCGGGGTTGGAAGCCTCAATGCGGCTTATGCGCGATGGTATTGAACCAGTCATCGATTCCATCCTTCCCCTTGAAGATTTCGAGCGTGGTCTGGCGCGGCTAAGGCGCCGCGAGGTTTTCGGCAAAATTGTCATCGAGATGAGGCCAGAGTGA
- a CDS encoding acyl carrier protein, which yields MNENHALDVVTGLILELNIPGLDMVAIQPHASLQSDLGIDSLNRLILLVRLQERAGIELARVSRDATEFKSVGDLTSFMLQHA from the coding sequence ATGAATGAGAATCACGCGTTGGATGTCGTGACTGGGCTGATCCTTGAATTGAACATTCCAGGTCTGGATATGGTGGCTATCCAGCCGCACGCATCGTTGCAATCTGACCTGGGTATTGATTCGCTCAACCGCCTGATTTTGCTCGTACGCTTGCAAGAGCGGGCAGGCATCGAGCTTGCCCGGGTTTCGCGCGATGCGACCGAATTCAAGTCGGTCGGCGATTTGACTTCCTTCATGTTGCAACACGCCTGA
- a CDS encoding SDR family NAD(P)-dependent oxidoreductase — protein MTRRICVTGASGFLGSHVVLALLARDCHVIALVRKRTGLFERLAASVASGSLEIREADLHQPGAFDQAFADCDAVIHCAAEVSTNARPDSEIWRRTLAVNIQGTENILSSIEKSSRVRALVFTSSMAAILSGRNLPGHHYSESDWNNQPLKESDPYWYSKTAAESLLFKAFQLPAHAGRRLVCFNPSIIVGPVHDARHGTGSIRILKDLHSGKTRACPDLHFHFVDVRDVAELHAHAALDEAIQGRFIVPGTPCSMQELSCAIRKHFPESKAPHTSVPDWLMYLSTPFNRQVSWRYLKQSLGVRHQFDDSRVTSTFRIPFRPLEQSIQDTIISLGHHPR, from the coding sequence TTGACTAGAAGGATCTGCGTCACGGGGGCATCCGGCTTCCTTGGCAGCCATGTCGTGCTGGCGCTGCTGGCACGCGACTGTCATGTCATTGCGCTTGTTAGAAAAAGGACTGGCCTGTTTGAGCGACTGGCCGCCTCGGTAGCAAGCGGCAGTCTTGAAATCCGCGAGGCCGATCTGCATCAACCAGGCGCCTTCGACCAAGCATTTGCGGATTGCGACGCCGTTATTCACTGTGCGGCCGAGGTAAGCACCAACGCTCGGCCCGACTCGGAAATCTGGCGGAGGACGCTTGCCGTCAATATTCAAGGCACGGAAAACATTTTGTCGAGCATTGAGAAATCGTCTCGGGTACGCGCCTTGGTATTTACTTCATCGATGGCAGCGATCTTGTCCGGCCGCAACCTCCCTGGGCACCATTACAGCGAAAGCGATTGGAATAATCAGCCGCTGAAGGAGAGCGATCCCTACTGGTATTCGAAAACCGCCGCCGAGTCGCTGCTCTTTAAGGCATTTCAGTTGCCGGCCCATGCGGGGCGACGCTTGGTCTGCTTCAACCCGTCCATCATCGTCGGACCGGTTCACGACGCGCGCCACGGCACGGGCAGCATCCGCATCCTCAAAGACCTTCACAGCGGCAAAACTCGCGCCTGCCCTGATCTGCACTTCCATTTCGTCGATGTGCGCGACGTTGCAGAACTGCACGCCCACGCGGCCCTGGACGAGGCTATCCAAGGTCGATTCATAGTACCAGGCACGCCATGCTCGATGCAGGAATTGTCATGCGCAATCCGCAAGCACTTTCCCGAATCGAAGGCACCGCACACCAGCGTACCCGACTGGCTTATGTACTTATCGACCCCGTTCAATCGCCAAGTATCATGGCGCTACTTAAAACAAAGTCTCGGCGTGCGTCACCAATTCGACGACAGTCGCGTCACAAGCACATTCCGCATTCCGTTCCGGCCACTCGAACAGAGCATCCAAGACACTATCATTTCGCTGGGGCACCATCCGCGCTGA
- a CDS encoding acyl carrier protein, translating to MTQNDVFNLMVKHTREVLPWLQEHEFHNDVRLVDLGANSVDRVEIVVMTLEALSLKLPLVATQKAQNLDELAALLHAHL from the coding sequence ATGACACAAAATGACGTTTTCAATCTCATGGTCAAGCACACGCGTGAAGTCCTTCCTTGGCTTCAGGAGCATGAGTTTCATAACGACGTTCGCTTGGTCGACCTGGGCGCAAACTCGGTAGACCGCGTTGAGATTGTGGTTATGACGCTTGAAGCTCTTTCTCTGAAATTGCCGCTTGTCGCCACGCAGAAGGCGCAAAACCTCGATGAGCTTGCCGCCTTATTGCATGCGCACTTGTAA